Below is a genomic region from Pseudomonas sp. JQ170C.
GCCCTGGATGCTGCCATCGCTCAGGTTGACAGCCAGCGTGCTCAGCTCGGTGCGGTGCAGAATCGTTTCGACACTACCGTTGCTAACCTGAACAGCATCTCAGAAAACTCCACTGCGGCCCGCAGCCGTGTTCAAGACGCTGACTTCGCGGCTGAAACCGCAGAACTGACCAAACAGCAAACTCTGCAACAGGCTTCCACCGCGATTCTGTCCCAGGCTAACCAGCTGCCGTCTTCGGTACTGAAACTGCTGGGCTGATGATTGGCTGAGTACTAACGAAAGGGTGCGTAATGCGCCCTTTCGTTTTTTCTATCTGCACAGGTATTCGACATGGACATGAGCGTCAAACTGGGGTTGTCTTACCCCGCGCTGAATACTGCGGAGCCTCCCTCGGGCAAGGCGCAGGAGTTGAAGCGAACTGACACGCCGGCAGATGAAACACCTAAACAGGCTGATCGCGATGCGTTGGACCAGGCAGTCCAAGCGATCCAGGCCTTTGTCAAAGCCGCTGAGCGGCAACTGGAGTTTTCGATCGATGACTCCACAGGTCAGGTGGTTGTAAAAGTTATCGCCCGTCAAAGCGGCGAAGTAATCCGCCAACTGCCGTCCGAAGCGGCCTTGAAGTTGGCCCAGAATTTGAACGATGCCAGCAGCCTGTTGTTTGCAACCAAGGTTTGAAGTGGCACGGCTTTTGTTTCTGCCATTAACCGGCGCGTTTTTGTCAGAAAATCGACAGCCACCGAATAAGGAGCGTGAAGATGGCGAGTTCAACGATCAGTGGTATTGGTTCTGGTATTGACACCCAAGGTATCGTCAAGGCCTTGGTAGAGGCCGAGAAGGCACCCAAGCAACTCCAGATCAACAACCAGACCAAATCGGCAACGACGTCGTTGTCGGCCATCGGCTCCATCAAGAGTGCGCTGGAAACCTACCGGTCGGCTCTTGCCAAGCTCAACAACGGCACCAGCTTTACGGGGTTGGCAGGTACGACTTCCGACGAAAAAGTAGCCAAGGTCACCTTGGCAGACGGTGTGACGGCGGGCACCTATGCATTGGAAGTTACCCAGCTCGCAAGCGCCTCGAAGATCTCTAGCAAGGTCTACTCTGGCGCCTCGGCGGTGATCAACGAGACGGGTGACTCGCAAGCTCTGACCATCAGTCAGTCGGGCACAAGCTATAGCGTCAACATCGCGGCAGGTGCCACCTTGCAAGAGGCGCGCGATACCATTAACGGGCAGTTGCAGTCCAAAGGCATTACGGCCAACGTCCTGACGGATGCCAGTGGCTCGCGGTTGGTGTTCTCTTCGACCAAAACCGGTGAAGGTACGGAGTTGACCCTGGGCGGCAGCGCCGATGTGGCTACAGGAGCGACCACCATCACCGAGCCGCAGAATGCTAAATATACGCTGGATGGCCTGGAATTGGAGTCTACCTCCAACACCGTGACAGGTGCCGTGAGTGGTCTGAACATTGAGCTTATCAAAGAAGGCAAGTCCACCTTGGCGGTCGCCGCCAATAACGAAACGCTTAAAACCTCGGTCCAGTCTTTTGTCTCGGCCTATAACGCCTTGATGACTGCCGTTAACGCACAAACGAAAGTGACTGCCGGTGGTGATGACAAAAGCTCTACCGGGGCTGCACTGACCGGGGATGCAACCATGCGCTCGCTGGTCAACTCGGTCCGCGGCGAGTTGAATAAGGCCGCAGGCACCGGGGGCTTGCGTACGTTGTCTCAGTTGGGCATCAGTACCGTACAGAAAACCGGCCTGCTCGAGTTTGATGAGGCCAAGTGGAACACCGCAATCAAAACCCATAGTGCCGATATCAGTGGTCTGTTCACGGGCAAGGACGGCTTGCTCAGTCGAATGACCAACGCCACGGAAGATTACGTAAAGTCGGGCGGTA
It encodes:
- a CDS encoding flagellar protein FlaG; translation: MDMSVKLGLSYPALNTAEPPSGKAQELKRTDTPADETPKQADRDALDQAVQAIQAFVKAAERQLEFSIDDSTGQVVVKVIARQSGEVIRQLPSEAALKLAQNLNDASSLLFATKV
- the fliD gene encoding flagellar filament capping protein FliD, whose amino-acid sequence is MASSTISGIGSGIDTQGIVKALVEAEKAPKQLQINNQTKSATTSLSAIGSIKSALETYRSALAKLNNGTSFTGLAGTTSDEKVAKVTLADGVTAGTYALEVTQLASASKISSKVYSGASAVINETGDSQALTISQSGTSYSVNIAAGATLQEARDTINGQLQSKGITANVLTDASGSRLVFSSTKTGEGTELTLGGSADVATGATTITEPQNAKYTLDGLELESTSNTVTGAVSGLNIELIKEGKSTLAVAANNETLKTSVQSFVSAYNALMTAVNAQTKVTAGGDDKSSTGAALTGDATMRSLVNSVRGELNKAAGTGGLRTLSQLGISTVQKTGLLEFDEAKWNTAIKTHSADISGLFTGKDGLLSRMTNATEDYVKSGGILASRQSALSTQLKNLEEEQENLDRRIETLTTTLTKKYNAMDSLVAQLKSSSDSVMSTLNALNNPKND